ATACacaaaattaaactgaattaaatgttTGACTGTTAGATGAGAAAAAAAGATCAGATAATCTGATAAGAATCtaatcattattatttatttgaataataTTTACACTGACATAAATCCAACAGTGACATAAcaacagaaatttaaaaaatgacatttaattaCATTCAAACTATACATGAATTACAAACAGACGTTATTGCACACTGCCCTGTTTGATTCTTGATTCAAGCTTCAAAGCAGTATTTTTGCCATGTTTCTAATAacgcattttattttattcaaaaatcaaatcaaaaactTCTCCCTTTGTCTAAAATATCACAGCTGAGATTACATTACAGAAGAATGTCTGCATGTGATTTTCAGTAATATGGAGGATAAGTTGGGTAGGACTCTCTGAGGTGAGATGTGGCAGAGGGCACCATGACTCCTGAGAGGCTGCTGTACTGGTAGAAAGAGTCCATGGGCAGAGTGGcgacgctgggcagaggggaaCTGAACTGCACATGACTGCGTGGATAGATGTAGGAGGTGGCAGCCGGGCCCTCAggtgctactgctgctgctgagtggTATCTTGGGTATGGCCCTGGCCTGTATGCCTGTAGCTCAGGGTAATGAATGAACTGTGGGGCAACACTGGCCTGGCAGACATTAGCCTGGCATGCCTGAGCCAGAGCATCCTGCATGGTTCTCTTTACCTTCATCCGTCTGTTCTGGAACCAGTTTCTGATCTGTgatgaaaacagaaattttaagatataagaaacatttttaaaatacaagacataatgaaataaaacataagTAATGTTAATTTTCTGTTAGTGAACAGTAGAGCATGATTATTTTAGAGtactaattatttttttaactgctaAAAGTAGTACATGGTTTTGAAGGTCAGTAGCTGCTATCAAATAGGTGCTCATGAGAACTGATCTCTTGGCAGTTTCTTTTTGAAatttgctgctgtttctgattaTTATAGATTTATCATAAATTGAATATCCAGCAGGACCAGGTTCATGAATTCATGATGTCAAGTATTGATACTGGGGGTGGTTACCTGTTTATCAGACAGGTGGAGTTTTTTGCGGAGTTCTGCCTTAGATTGCGTCCCCAGATAAGCACTTATGCTGAAAGCCTTCTCCAGGCTACTGATCTGCTCTGCTGTGAAAGCTGTCCGGGGCCTGCGACCCACTAGAGGAGATGGAGGTGATTTTGAGACGGCTTGAGCTGAAGGGGAGAGAGACTGTCCACCTTCGCTCTCATATCCTGAGGTCTCCTCCTCTGTCCCACTGCTGAAACCAACCTCAGTCACTGGAAACAGaaagtgagaaagaaagaaacttaaAATCTGTTCTTCACATTACGTCGATTTAGacatattctggtattttacTTGAGTAGTTTGCAAAGCACTTTATTAATTTCAGAGTATTTAACCACATACTGTTAACTGGATGGAA
The Maylandia zebra isolate NMK-2024a linkage group LG7, Mzebra_GT3a, whole genome shotgun sequence DNA segment above includes these coding regions:
- the ved gene encoding ventrally expressed dharma/bozozok antagonist codes for the protein MCALIFGLREVDMRWDVFYKYKQVVDEVVIILQASGQTDSSSAAMNGHFSIEWMAQSSQQEGSETSTITVSGPTACGTLSESLPGFYCRQKSENIPKQKKQENRSQALEAYNQSILQQQTAPNSQVTEVGFSSGTEEETSGYESEGGQSLSPSAQAVSKSPPSPLVGRRPRTAFTAEQISSLEKAFSISAYLGTQSKAELRKKLHLSDKQIRNWFQNRRMKVKRTMQDALAQACQANVCQASVAPQFIHYPELQAYRPGPYPRYHSAAAVAPEGPAATSYIYPRSHVQFSSPLPSVATLPMDSFYQYSSLSGVMVPSATSHLRESYPTYPPYY